From Sediminibacterium sp. TEGAF015, a single genomic window includes:
- a CDS encoding lipopolysaccharide biosynthesis protein codes for MIKKLVQQLNNKHFLSLAGNGAMSVLAMITVAVLYRALTIEEIGYWVFFQTVAILLDTFRTGFLQVALVKFYTGTQNNRAREVVGSVWFLAIAITAVMGCINLLFVPLRSYFDNPAILVIIQWFGWSFLASLPSSIASWILQADQRFDKLLILRIISQGSFIISVVLLILTNQMQLQNVFIVNIASASLASLIAIFAGWSGIKSIKAKSNDCVKEIYHFGKYSVGTTISANMLRSADTFIVAYMLGPAAVAIYNLPGRLMEIIEIPLRSTLATAMSSLAKAFNVGNKREVAYILQKYAGTLTMAFIPVAIGAILFADIATGLLGGGKYVDSEAANLLRIMMVMAVFYPIDRFIAVSLDIIHQPKANFIKVLLMLLVNVIGDFVGIYLTGNLYGAALATSLPLLVGIFYGYYRFNKFIPFKLSNIFVTGYINIRKILRKYLVKK; via the coding sequence ATGATTAAAAAGCTGGTACAGCAATTGAATAATAAGCACTTTTTGTCTTTAGCGGGCAATGGTGCCATGTCTGTATTGGCAATGATTACTGTTGCGGTTTTATATAGGGCGCTAACAATTGAGGAAATTGGATATTGGGTCTTTTTTCAAACGGTTGCTATTTTGTTGGATACTTTCAGGACAGGTTTTTTACAGGTAGCTTTAGTAAAATTCTACACGGGGACCCAAAATAATCGTGCAAGGGAGGTAGTAGGTTCTGTATGGTTTTTAGCTATTGCCATTACAGCTGTGATGGGGTGCATCAATCTTCTGTTTGTTCCTTTACGATCTTATTTTGATAATCCAGCTATATTAGTTATCATCCAATGGTTTGGATGGAGTTTTTTAGCCAGTTTGCCATCCAGTATTGCTTCCTGGATATTGCAGGCAGATCAGCGTTTTGACAAATTATTGATTTTAAGAATCATTTCACAAGGAAGCTTTATTATTTCGGTTGTATTGCTGATTCTTACAAATCAGATGCAGTTGCAAAATGTATTTATAGTCAATATTGCTTCAGCAAGCCTTGCCAGTTTAATTGCAATTTTTGCGGGATGGTCTGGAATTAAGTCCATTAAGGCAAAGTCCAATGATTGTGTTAAAGAGATATATCATTTTGGCAAGTATAGTGTAGGCACAACCATTAGTGCCAATATGCTAAGAAGTGCTGACACTTTTATAGTTGCGTATATGTTGGGTCCTGCAGCCGTAGCAATTTATAATTTGCCAGGAAGGTTGATGGAAATAATTGAAATTCCGTTAAGGAGCACTTTGGCAACTGCTATGTCTTCATTGGCCAAGGCATTCAATGTAGGTAATAAAAGGGAGGTTGCCTATATTCTGCAAAAATATGCGGGCACTTTGACTATGGCTTTTATCCCGGTTGCCATAGGGGCAATACTCTTTGCAGATATTGCAACTGGCTTACTGGGAGGAGGAAAATACGTGGATTCCGAAGCTGCCAACTTATTAAGAATCATGATGGTAATGGCTGTTTTTTATCCTATTGATCGTTTTATAGCTGTTTCTTTGGATATTATTCATCAACCTAAAGCAAACTTCATTAAGGTTTTATTGATGTTGCTGGTAAATGTCATTGGCGATTTTGTAGGGATATATCTGACAGGTAATTTGTATGGAGCAGCATTGGCTACTTCTTTGCCGCTTCTGGTTGGAATTTTTTATGGCTATTACCGTTTTAATAAGTTTATACCTTTTAAATTGTCCAATATTTTTGTGACAGGATATATTAATATCAGGAAAATACTTCGAAAGTACCTGGTTAAAAAATAA
- a CDS encoding glycosyltransferase family 2 protein yields MQIIFWISIAIIIYTYVGYGLLLYFILKIKALVKGKRKLPEPGYAPSLTVIVAAYNEAYCIEEKIINTLALSYPADKISYIFVTDGSTDSTPDIVAKYPQIKGMHQSGRSGKIAAVHRAMQEVNSEVVVFTDANTMLNKDALLMMCRHYIDQNVGAIAGEKRVQIDETADATAGEGFYWKYESKLKKWDSELYSVVGAAGELFSIRTSLYTPVEPDTILDDFMISMHIALKGFRIVYEPDAYASELASANTGEELKRKIRIAAGGVQSTIRLKSLLWPFSQPVLSFEYISHRILRWIVTPYMMMLAFILNCLIVYTSGMDNIYGLMLAGQLFFYLAAMLGWVLEQRQLKVKVFFIPYYFCLMNYAVVAGLFRYCFTEQSVLWEKAKRK; encoded by the coding sequence ATGCAAATAATTTTCTGGATATCAATCGCTATTATCATTTACACTTATGTTGGATATGGTTTGCTATTGTATTTTATACTAAAAATAAAAGCCCTTGTTAAAGGGAAAAGAAAATTGCCGGAGCCCGGATATGCACCTTCTTTAACAGTTATTGTTGCTGCTTATAATGAAGCTTACTGTATTGAAGAAAAAATAATCAATACACTTGCGCTAAGTTATCCTGCAGATAAAATTAGTTACATATTTGTTACAGATGGTTCAACGGATAGTACGCCTGATATCGTAGCAAAGTATCCGCAAATAAAAGGAATGCATCAATCTGGTAGGAGTGGTAAAATTGCAGCTGTACATCGCGCCATGCAGGAAGTAAATTCGGAAGTTGTTGTTTTTACCGATGCAAATACTATGCTAAATAAAGATGCTTTGCTAATGATGTGCAGACACTATATTGACCAGAATGTGGGTGCAATAGCAGGAGAAAAAAGAGTCCAAATAGATGAGACAGCAGATGCAACAGCAGGAGAGGGGTTCTATTGGAAATATGAATCGAAATTAAAAAAATGGGATTCTGAATTGTACTCTGTGGTTGGAGCAGCAGGTGAATTATTTAGTATACGAACAAGCCTGTACACTCCGGTTGAACCTGATACCATCTTAGATGATTTTATGATATCCATGCATATAGCATTAAAAGGATTTAGGATTGTTTATGAGCCAGATGCCTATGCATCTGAATTGGCTTCAGCTAATACAGGGGAAGAATTAAAAAGGAAGATACGAATTGCTGCAGGAGGTGTTCAGTCTACTATTCGTCTCAAGTCTTTGTTATGGCCATTCAGTCAACCTGTTTTAAGTTTTGAATACATTAGTCACCGGATACTCAGATGGATAGTGACTCCCTATATGATGATGCTGGCTTTTATTCTGAATTGCTTAATAGTTTATACAAGTGGCATGGATAATATATATGGATTGATGTTAGCCGGGCAACTATTTTTTTACCTTGCGGCTATGCTGGGATGGGTTTTGGAGCAACGGCAGTTGAAGGTTAAGGTCTTTTTTATTCCCTATTATTTTTGCTTAATGAATTATGCAGTAGTAGCAGGATTGTTCAGATATTGTTTTACAGAACAGTCAGTTTTATGGGAAAAAGCGAAACGAAAATGA
- a CDS encoding beta-1,6-N-acetylglucosaminyltransferase produces MVVAHLILVHSKPGQLKRLVGKLVHDKAIFFVHVDAKADIQPFKDALVAFNNIHFVTNRVNIQWATYSMVEATVNGFKAIVDSGLPIDYVNLLSGQDYPIKNVAKFHDFLRLNPGKAFMQCLDIETEWTEAISRVRSYHFTHWNVPGKYKIQQIINFLLPKRKLPEELIPVGRSQWFTISLKHVVFIIKRLAANPAFSRFFCYTWAPDEIIFQTLLFNSAFKSDIINNNLRYIDWSEGLKNPKLLNKEDFSLMMQSGHFFARKFAENDEVLNMIDAEIG; encoded by the coding sequence ATGGTTGTAGCACATTTGATACTTGTTCATTCCAAACCTGGTCAGTTGAAAAGACTGGTTGGAAAACTAGTGCATGATAAAGCTATTTTTTTTGTACATGTAGATGCAAAAGCTGATATACAGCCATTTAAAGATGCTTTGGTTGCTTTTAATAATATTCATTTTGTTACTAATCGGGTAAATATACAATGGGCAACTTACAGTATGGTAGAAGCTACTGTGAATGGGTTTAAGGCAATTGTAGACTCTGGTCTGCCTATTGATTATGTAAACCTATTAAGTGGTCAGGACTATCCAATTAAGAATGTTGCAAAATTTCATGATTTTCTAAGACTGAATCCAGGGAAGGCCTTTATGCAATGTCTGGATATTGAAACAGAATGGACAGAAGCGATTAGCAGAGTAAGGTCATATCACTTTACACATTGGAATGTACCCGGTAAATATAAGATACAGCAAATCATCAACTTTCTGTTGCCAAAAAGAAAGTTGCCAGAAGAGCTCATTCCTGTTGGTAGGTCTCAATGGTTTACTATCTCATTAAAACATGTTGTATTTATCATTAAAAGGTTAGCGGCTAACCCCGCATTTTCAAGATTTTTTTGCTACACATGGGCGCCGGATGAAATTATTTTCCAGACCCTTTTGTTTAATTCCGCTTTTAAGTCTGATATCATTAATAATAATCTTCGCTATATAGACTGGTCTGAAGGGTTAAAAAATCCTAAGCTTTTGAATAAGGAAGACTTCAGCCTTATGATGCAGTCCGGTCATTTCTTTGCAAGGAAATTTGCTGAAAATGATGAGGTACTTAACATGATTGATGCTGAAATAGGGTAG
- a CDS encoding glycosyltransferase family 2 protein: MKKVSIITVNFNHSHVTDELLDSIRNKNRYESIEIIVVDNGSKENPVPVWKTKYPEVIFIRSDKNLGFAGGNNLGLTAATGDYLFFVNNDTEFTEGLVDTLVETLSKHPAVGVVSPKLLYFDQPRMLQFAGYTPMNYFTARNECIGQFETDQGQYNHLEGPTGFAHGAAMMVTREAIEKAGTMAENFFLYYEELDWADRIRRSGFEIWVNMKATIFHKESISVGKKSALKEYYMNRNRILFIRRNAPFLKALCFYFYFLLIVTPRNLLTYVKEKNYNFIKQLFNAIWWNVTNGVNSNHLGFKP; encoded by the coding sequence ATGAAAAAAGTATCTATTATTACTGTCAATTTTAATCATAGCCATGTAACAGACGAACTGCTGGACTCTATCCGTAATAAGAATCGGTATGAAAGTATCGAAATTATTGTAGTAGACAATGGTAGTAAGGAAAATCCTGTTCCTGTTTGGAAGACAAAATATCCAGAAGTTATTTTTATCCGTTCAGATAAAAATCTGGGGTTTGCTGGTGGAAATAATCTGGGACTAACTGCTGCAACGGGGGATTACTTGTTTTTTGTAAATAATGATACTGAGTTCACAGAAGGACTTGTTGATACATTGGTTGAAACACTTTCAAAGCATCCGGCAGTAGGAGTTGTATCTCCTAAATTGCTGTATTTTGACCAACCCCGTATGCTTCAGTTTGCGGGATATACCCCTATGAATTATTTCACGGCAAGAAATGAATGTATTGGCCAGTTTGAAACAGATCAGGGTCAATACAATCATTTGGAAGGACCAACCGGATTTGCACATGGAGCAGCCATGATGGTTACTAGAGAAGCTATTGAAAAAGCGGGGACAATGGCAGAAAATTTCTTCTTGTATTATGAAGAACTGGATTGGGCAGACAGGATCCGTAGAAGTGGTTTTGAAATATGGGTGAACATGAAAGCAACCATCTTTCACAAGGAATCTATTTCTGTTGGAAAAAAAAGCGCTTTGAAAGAGTATTACATGAATCGAAACCGTATACTGTTCATCCGAAGGAATGCTCCGTTTTTAAAGGCATTATGTTTTTATTTTTATTTTCTGCTAATAGTAACTCCCCGTAATCTGCTCACCTATGTGAAAGAGAAAAATTATAACTTCATTAAGCAACTCTTTAATGCTATATGGTGGAATGTAACCAATGGAGTGAATAGTAATCACTTAGGATTCAAGCCTTAA
- a CDS encoding response regulator: protein MINKILCVDDDSISLTISKLLLKRTGFTNDVVTAVDGSDALDYFKDLFATSSDPVADAPSLILLDINMPVMNGWEFLEAYIPLFADKLPQTKVIILSSTIDPEDFSRAKKFPVVAQFVSKPLSVENLAELKENEFVQQFF from the coding sequence ATGATTAACAAAATTCTTTGCGTTGACGATGACAGTATCTCGCTTACAATTTCAAAGTTACTTTTGAAGCGAACTGGATTTACCAATGATGTAGTAACTGCTGTAGATGGTAGTGATGCTTTGGATTATTTTAAGGATTTATTTGCTACAAGTTCAGATCCTGTTGCAGATGCACCCTCTTTGATTCTTTTAGATATTAATATGCCGGTAATGAACGGCTGGGAATTTCTTGAAGCGTATATCCCTTTGTTTGCCGATAAATTACCTCAAACGAAAGTGATTATTCTTTCCTCTACCATTGATCCCGAAGACTTTTCCAGAGCTAAAAAGTTTCCAGTAGTTGCACAGTTTGTAAGCAAACCTCTAAGTGTTGAAAACCTTGCTGAGTTGAAAGAAAACGAGTTTGTTCAGCAATTTTTTTAA
- a CDS encoding glycosyltransferase — protein sequence MIKGKDIVIVGQQPWDVEIGSNCKNIALEFSKHNRVLYVNAPLDRISLMRGGSDNKIKKRKDVIEGKATGLIQIDVNLWNLYPDSMIESINWISIHTIFRFLNKVNNQRFASSIQKAIHTLNFKDFILFNDNDIFRSFHLKELLKPALYIYYSRDYMLAVDYWKRHGEKLEPQLIASSDICVANSTYLADYCRQYNPNSYYVGQGCELGLFMDFKGEEPVEMQKIQGVRIGYVGALLGLRLDIDLLTEVARSRPDWQLILVGPEDELFKESELHALANVHFIGSKSPDELPAFIHSFDICLNPQVISQVTIGNYPRKIDEYLAMGKPVIATSTPFMEAVFSEYTYLAKNPIEFIQLIELALGEDSKDKQLSRRGFAAQHTWENSVAEIYKAIEKHSD from the coding sequence ATGATAAAAGGCAAAGATATTGTTATCGTTGGTCAGCAACCCTGGGATGTTGAAATTGGCAGTAATTGTAAAAATATTGCCCTCGAGTTTAGTAAGCACAATCGAGTATTATACGTGAATGCTCCGCTTGATAGGATTAGTCTTATGCGTGGGGGTAGTGATAATAAAATAAAGAAACGCAAAGATGTGATTGAAGGTAAAGCAACGGGTTTAATTCAGATAGACGTGAATCTATGGAATCTATATCCAGACTCTATGATTGAATCTATAAACTGGATAAGTATACATACTATATTTAGATTCTTGAATAAAGTAAATAATCAACGTTTTGCCTCTAGTATTCAAAAGGCAATTCACACTTTGAATTTTAAGGACTTTATTTTGTTCAATGACAATGACATTTTCAGAAGTTTTCATTTGAAAGAACTGTTAAAGCCGGCTTTATATATCTATTATTCAAGAGATTACATGCTTGCAGTAGATTACTGGAAAAGACACGGTGAAAAGCTGGAGCCTCAACTGATTGCTTCTTCTGATATTTGTGTAGCTAATTCAACTTATCTGGCAGATTATTGCAGGCAGTACAATCCCAATTCCTATTATGTAGGACAGGGCTGTGAATTAGGATTGTTCATGGATTTCAAAGGAGAAGAGCCTGTTGAAATGCAAAAAATTCAGGGTGTTAGAATTGGCTATGTTGGTGCATTGCTTGGTCTTCGCTTAGATATTGACCTCCTTACAGAGGTTGCCAGAAGTCGGCCTGATTGGCAACTTATTTTGGTTGGCCCAGAGGATGAACTTTTTAAAGAAAGCGAACTTCATGCATTGGCTAATGTTCATTTTATAGGATCAAAATCCCCTGATGAACTACCAGCTTTTATACATTCTTTTGATATTTGTCTGAATCCTCAGGTTATCAGTCAGGTTACCATTGGAAACTATCCTCGGAAAATAGATGAATATCTGGCAATGGGGAAACCCGTAATTGCAACCAGTACTCCTTTTATGGAAGCCGTTTTTTCCGAATATACTTATCTAGCAAAAAATCCAATTGAATTCATTCAATTGATAGAGCTGGCGTTGGGTGAGGATAGTAAAGACAAGCAACTCAGTAGAAGAGGTTTTGCCGCTCAACATACTTGGGAGAACAGTGTAGCGGAAATTTATAAAGCCATTGAAAAACATTCGGATTAA